A section of the Pseudomonas sp. FP453 genome encodes:
- a CDS encoding helix-turn-helix transcriptional regulator → MGDLGALIKGLRKAAGLTQSQLAQRHGMSRATISGIENNTIPEVGIRKVAAILEGLGYELTAIPMRRRKTLDELKSGNIHDESK, encoded by the coding sequence ATGGGCGATTTGGGAGCATTGATCAAAGGACTGCGCAAGGCTGCCGGTCTTACTCAGAGCCAGCTCGCGCAACGGCATGGCATGAGTCGCGCGACCATCTCGGGGATTGAGAACAATACCATTCCAGAAGTGGGTATTCGAAAAGTCGCAGCGATTCTTGAGGGCTTGGGGTATGAGTTGACTGCCATTCCCATGCGTCGGCGCAAGACCCTTGATGAGCTGAAATCGGGAAACATCCATGACGAGTCAAAGTGA
- the guaA gene encoding glutamine-hydrolyzing GMP synthase — MALDIHAHRILILDFGSQYTQLIARRVREIGVYCELHPFDMDDEAIREFAPKGVILAGGPESVHEANSPRCPQAVFDLGVPVFGICYGMQTMAEQLGGKVEGSELREFGYARVDVVGKSRLLDGIEDHVDADGLFGLDVWMSHGDKVTRMPEDFHILASTPSCPIAGMFSDERRYYGVQFHPEVTHTKQGGRILSRFILDICECEALWTPSKIAEDAIAQVRAQVGTDNVLLGLSGGVDSSVVAALLHKAIGDQLTCVFVDNGLLRLHEGEQVMAMFAENMGVKVIRANAEDQFLNNLAGESDPEKKRKIIGRTFIDVFDAQSNSLDNIKYLAQGTIYPDVIESAGAKSGKAHVIKSHHNVGGLPEEMNLKLVEPLRELFKDEVRRLGLELGLPYDMVYRHPFPGPGLGVRILGEVKKEYADLLRRADHIFIEELRKADWYHKVSQAFVVFQPVKSVGVVGDGRRYAWVVALRAVETIDFMTARWAHLPYELLETVSGRIINEIEGISRVTYDVSSKPPATIEWE; from the coding sequence ATGGCCCTCGACATTCACGCCCACCGCATCCTGATCCTCGACTTCGGTTCCCAGTACACCCAGCTGATCGCCCGCCGCGTGCGTGAAATCGGCGTGTACTGCGAACTGCATCCGTTCGACATGGACGACGAAGCGATCCGCGAATTCGCACCCAAAGGCGTCATCCTCGCCGGTGGCCCCGAGTCCGTGCACGAAGCCAACAGCCCGCGTTGCCCGCAAGCCGTATTCGACCTGGGCGTGCCCGTCTTCGGTATCTGCTACGGCATGCAGACCATGGCCGAGCAACTGGGCGGCAAGGTTGAAGGTTCCGAGCTGCGTGAATTTGGTTACGCCCGTGTCGACGTGGTCGGCAAGAGCCGCCTGCTCGACGGCATCGAAGACCACGTTGACGCCGACGGCCTGTTCGGCCTCGACGTGTGGATGAGCCACGGTGACAAGGTCACCAGGATGCCGGAAGACTTCCACATCCTGGCCAGCACCCCGAGCTGCCCGATCGCCGGCATGTTCAGCGACGAGCGTCGCTACTACGGCGTGCAGTTCCACCCGGAAGTGACCCACACCAAGCAAGGCGGCCGCATCCTGTCGCGCTTCATCCTCGACATCTGCGAGTGTGAAGCCCTGTGGACCCCGTCGAAAATCGCTGAAGATGCCATCGCCCAGGTGCGCGCCCAGGTCGGCACCGACAACGTACTGCTCGGCCTGTCCGGCGGCGTTGACTCCTCCGTGGTAGCAGCCCTGCTGCACAAAGCCATTGGCGACCAACTGACCTGCGTGTTCGTCGACAACGGCCTGCTGCGCCTGCACGAAGGCGAGCAAGTGATGGCCATGTTCGCCGAGAACATGGGCGTCAAGGTGATCCGCGCCAACGCCGAGGACCAGTTCCTCAACAACCTGGCCGGCGAGTCCGACCCAGAGAAGAAGCGCAAGATCATCGGTCGCACCTTCATCGACGTATTCGATGCCCAGTCCAACAGCCTGGATAACATCAAGTACCTCGCCCAGGGCACCATCTACCCTGACGTGATCGAATCGGCTGGCGCCAAGAGCGGCAAGGCCCACGTGATCAAGTCCCACCACAACGTGGGTGGCCTGCCTGAGGAAATGAACCTCAAGCTGGTAGAACCGCTGCGCGAACTGTTCAAGGACGAAGTCCGCCGTCTGGGCCTGGAACTGGGCCTGCCGTACGACATGGTCTACCGCCACCCATTCCCGGGCCCGGGCCTGGGCGTGCGCATCCTGGGTGAAGTGAAGAAGGAATACGCCGACCTGCTGCGTCGCGCCGACCACATCTTCATCGAAGAACTGCGCAAGGCCGACTGGTACCACAAGGTCAGCCAGGCATTCGTGGTGTTCCAGCCAGTGAAATCCGTTGGCGTTGTCGGCGATGGCCGTCGTTACGCATGGGTCGTGGCCCTGCGTGCCGTAGAAACCATCGACTTCATGACCGCTCGTTGGGCACACCTGCCGTACGAACTGCTGGAAACGGTCAGCGGCCGTATCATCAATGAGATCGAAGGCATTTCGCGCGTTACTTATGACGTGTCGAGCAAGCCGCCGGCGACGATTGAGTGGGAATGA
- a CDS encoding sulfite exporter TauE/SafE family protein has protein sequence MGAVELLSQWSFGGVDWLVIAVGVVVAYIVFGIAGFGTALVAGPILILFMPLSKIIPLLVLLDFVAAFGNLLQSRRDVNKPELLRLLPCMAIGCSLGVVFLLNLHSDVLLLLMGLFISAYALYSLLVKARPAQLAAGWSIPMGTVGGLFGALFGSGGFLYAIYLNSRLPKDAARATQSALISCSTVVRLSLFLMAGVYADLPLLMLALCLLPAMALGLWFGRRLTMRLSREAFVRLVTWLVLASGLALIGRYLST, from the coding sequence ATGGGCGCGGTTGAGCTATTGAGCCAGTGGTCGTTTGGCGGTGTGGATTGGCTGGTGATTGCCGTGGGCGTGGTGGTGGCCTACATCGTGTTTGGCATTGCGGGCTTTGGCACGGCGCTGGTGGCAGGGCCGATCCTGATTCTGTTCATGCCGCTGTCAAAAATCATCCCGTTGCTGGTGCTGCTGGATTTTGTCGCGGCCTTTGGCAACCTCCTGCAATCGCGGCGCGACGTGAACAAGCCCGAGCTGCTGAGGTTGCTGCCGTGCATGGCGATCGGTTGCAGCCTTGGCGTGGTGTTTTTGCTTAACCTGCATTCGGATGTGTTGTTGCTGCTGATGGGGCTGTTTATCAGTGCTTATGCGCTCTACAGCCTGCTGGTAAAAGCAAGGCCGGCGCAGTTGGCGGCGGGTTGGTCGATTCCCATGGGCACCGTGGGCGGGCTGTTTGGCGCACTGTTTGGCAGCGGCGGCTTTTTATATGCGATCTACCTGAACAGCCGTTTGCCCAAGGACGCGGCGCGGGCCACCCAAAGTGCGTTGATCAGTTGCAGCACGGTGGTGCGCTTGAGCCTGTTCCTGATGGCCGGGGTGTATGCGGATTTGCCGTTGCTGATGTTGGCGTTGTGCCTGTTGCCGGCGATGGCTTTGGGGCTGTGGTTTGGGCGCAGGCTGACGATGCGCCTGTCGCGGGAGGCGTTTGTGCGGTTGGTGACGTGGTTGGTGCTGGCCAGTGGGCTAGCGTTGATTGGGCGGTATTTGAGTACTTGA
- the xseA gene encoding exodeoxyribonuclease VII large subunit — translation MIKDPFARLGLDREVLTVSQLNGRARVLLEDVFTNIWVEGEISNLARPASGHVYFTLKDSGAQVRCALFRNNAARVRQALKDGLAVKVRGKVSLFEGRGDYQLILDTVEPAGDGALRLAFDALKEKLSAEGLFSAERKVPLPAHPRRIGIISSPTGAVIRDIISVFRRRAPNIELTLIPTAVQGREAIPQIVRALKMADARGFDALILARGGGSLEDLWCFNEEAVARSVDACVTPIVSAIGHETDVSISDFVADVRAPTPSAAAELLAPDASHLVRQVENLHRRLVMLMRNRLSHDRLRLEGMARRLRHPGERLRQQAQRLDDLDMRLRRAFERSLNTRRERLIRLETRLAGQHPGRQLALLRQRLDSLAERLPRAMREGLKARRLQLQSQVQTLHVVSPLATLGRGYSILLDERGQAIRNAAQTHTGQRLTARLGEGQLQVRVEDNHLTPVTLSLLD, via the coding sequence ATGATTAAAGACCCGTTCGCCCGCCTGGGCCTCGACCGCGAAGTCCTCACTGTCAGCCAGCTCAACGGCCGCGCGCGGGTGTTGCTGGAAGACGTGTTCACCAATATCTGGGTCGAAGGCGAGATCTCCAACCTCGCCCGCCCGGCCTCCGGCCACGTGTATTTCACCCTCAAGGACAGCGGCGCCCAAGTGCGTTGCGCACTGTTTCGCAATAACGCCGCGCGGGTGCGCCAAGCCTTGAAGGACGGCCTGGCGGTGAAGGTGCGCGGCAAGGTCTCGCTGTTCGAGGGCCGTGGCGACTACCAGTTGATCCTCGATACGGTGGAACCGGCCGGTGATGGCGCGCTGCGCCTGGCCTTCGATGCGTTGAAGGAAAAGCTCAGCGCCGAAGGCCTGTTCAGCGCCGAGCGCAAGGTGCCGCTGCCGGCCCATCCGCGGCGCATCGGCATTATCAGTTCGCCGACGGGCGCGGTGATCCGCGACATCATCAGCGTGTTCCGCCGCCGGGCGCCGAACATTGAACTGACACTGATCCCGACGGCCGTGCAAGGCCGCGAGGCGATCCCGCAGATCGTGCGGGCGCTGAAAATGGCCGACGCGCGGGGTTTCGACGCCTTGATCCTGGCCCGTGGCGGCGGTTCGCTGGAAGACCTCTGGTGCTTCAACGAAGAAGCCGTAGCCCGTTCCGTGGATGCGTGCGTTACGCCCATCGTCAGCGCCATCGGCCATGAAACCGATGTATCAATCAGCGACTTTGTCGCCGACGTGCGCGCCCCTACCCCGTCCGCCGCCGCCGAACTGCTTGCGCCAGACGCCAGCCATCTGGTGCGCCAGGTCGAGAACCTGCATCGCCGCCTGGTGATGCTGATGCGCAATCGCCTGAGCCACGACCGCCTGCGCCTGGAAGGCATGGCCCGGCGCCTGCGCCATCCCGGCGAACGCCTGCGCCAGCAAGCCCAGCGCCTGGACGACCTGGACATGCGCCTGCGCCGGGCCTTCGAGCGCAGCCTCAATACCCGTCGCGAGCGCCTGATCCGCCTGGAAACCCGCCTCGCCGGCCAACACCCCGGCCGCCAACTGGCCCTGCTGCGCCAGCGCCTCGACAGCCTTGCCGAACGCCTGCCCCGCGCCATGCGCGAAGGCCTCAAGGCGCGCCGCCTGCAACTGCAAAGCCAGGTGCAGACGCTGCACGTGGTCAGCCCGTTGGCGACCCTCGGCCGCGGCTACAGCATCCTGCTGGACGAACGCGGCCAGGCCATTCGCAATGCCGCGCAAACCCACACCGGCCAGCGCCTGACCGCACGCCTCGGTGAAGGCCAACTGCAAGTGCGGGTGGAAGACAACCACCTCACGCCCGTCACCCTTTCGTTATTGGATTGA
- the treR gene encoding trehalose operon repressor translates to MSKYNQIYTDLLASITTERLQRGTRLPSETELMHSYQASRGTVRRAIEQLQERGFAQKIHGKGTFVLSPNPIEFQLGGIVSFYETHADLGDDVRTEVVEFTQFPLEGSLQQHIEAEPGTLITRIKRVRRIGGKRVILDINHFVAELIPGLDREIAEQSIYAFIEQTLQLQIAYAQRTIEALPRSKDDQAHLDLEGQSHVIVVSNQTFLQDGRQFEYTESRHTLDKFYFSDIARR, encoded by the coding sequence ATGAGCAAATACAACCAGATCTACACGGATCTGCTTGCCAGCATCACCACTGAACGCCTGCAACGCGGCACGCGCCTTCCCTCCGAAACCGAACTGATGCACAGCTACCAGGCCAGCCGCGGCACCGTACGCCGGGCCATCGAGCAATTGCAGGAGCGTGGGTTCGCGCAAAAGATCCACGGCAAGGGCACGTTCGTGTTGTCGCCCAACCCCATCGAGTTTCAACTGGGCGGCATCGTCAGCTTCTACGAAACCCACGCCGACCTGGGCGATGACGTACGTACCGAAGTGGTGGAATTTACCCAGTTCCCACTGGAAGGCTCACTGCAGCAACATATCGAAGCCGAGCCGGGCACCCTGATTACCCGTATCAAGCGGGTGCGGCGCATTGGTGGCAAACGGGTGATCCTCGACATCAACCACTTCGTCGCCGAGCTGATTCCGGGGCTGGACCGCGAGATTGCCGAGCAGTCGATCTACGCGTTTATCGAACAGACCCTGCAACTGCAAATTGCCTACGCCCAACGCACCATCGAAGCCCTGCCCCGCAGCAAGGACGACCAGGCGCACCTCGACCTTGAAGGGCAAAGCCATGTGATCGTGGTGAGTAACCAGACGTTTTTGCAGGATGGGCGGCAGTTCGAGTACACCGAGTCGCGGCATACGTTGGATAAGTTTTACTTTTCGGATATTGCGCGGCGATAA
- the guaB gene encoding IMP dehydrogenase, translated as MLRISQEALTFDDILLVPGYSEVLPNEVSLKTRLTRGIELNIPLVSAAMDTVTEARLAIAMAQEGGIGIIHKNMTIEQQAAEVRKVKRYEAGVVKDPITIEADATVRDLFDLTRLHNISGVPVLHDGDLVGIVTSRDVRFENRLEVTVREVMTPKERLVTVKEGADKNDVRELLHKHRIERVLIVDDKFALKGMMTVNDIEKAKAYPLASKDDQGRLRVGAAVGTGKDTGDRVAALVAAGVDVVVVDTAHGHSKGVIDRVRWVKQNFPEVQVIGGNIATGAAAKALAEAGADAVKVGIGPGSICTTRIVAGVGVPQISAIANVAAALEGTGVPLIADGGIRFSGDLSKAIVAGASCVMMGSMFAGTEEAPGEIELFQGRSYKAYRGMGSLGAMSQAQGSSDRYFQDSSAGAEKLVPEGIEGRVPYKGTLSAIIHQLMGGLRSSMGYTGSADIEEMRTKPEFVRITGAGMAESHVHDVQITKEAPNYRVG; from the coding sequence ATGCTGCGTATCAGCCAAGAAGCTCTGACATTCGACGACATTCTCCTAGTGCCCGGTTATTCCGAGGTGCTTCCTAACGAAGTCAGTCTCAAGACCCGCCTAACCCGTGGCATCGAGCTGAATATTCCTCTGGTTTCCGCTGCCATGGACACCGTCACCGAAGCCCGTTTGGCAATCGCCATGGCTCAGGAAGGCGGCATTGGCATCATCCACAAGAACATGACCATCGAGCAGCAAGCTGCCGAAGTGCGCAAGGTCAAGCGTTACGAAGCCGGTGTGGTCAAAGATCCCATCACTATCGAAGCCGACGCCACCGTGCGTGACCTGTTCGACCTGACCCGCCTGCACAACATCTCCGGTGTTCCGGTGCTGCATGATGGCGACCTGGTCGGCATCGTCACTTCCCGTGACGTGCGTTTCGAAAACCGTCTTGAAGTCACCGTCCGTGAAGTGATGACGCCGAAAGAGCGTCTGGTCACTGTCAAGGAAGGCGCCGACAAGAACGACGTGCGCGAACTGCTGCACAAGCACCGCATCGAGCGCGTGCTGATCGTCGACGACAAATTCGCCCTTAAAGGCATGATGACCGTCAACGACATTGAAAAAGCCAAGGCTTACCCGCTGGCCAGCAAGGATGACCAAGGTCGTCTGCGCGTTGGCGCTGCGGTCGGCACCGGTAAAGACACCGGCGACCGCGTTGCCGCGCTGGTCGCTGCTGGCGTTGACGTGGTGGTGGTCGACACTGCCCACGGTCACTCCAAAGGCGTGATCGACCGCGTGCGTTGGGTCAAGCAGAACTTCCCTGAAGTGCAAGTGATCGGCGGCAACATTGCCACCGGCGCTGCCGCCAAGGCCCTGGCCGAAGCGGGCGCGGATGCGGTCAAGGTCGGTATCGGCCCTGGCTCGATCTGCACCACCCGTATCGTTGCCGGTGTGGGCGTGCCGCAAATCAGCGCCATCGCCAACGTGGCGGCTGCCCTTGAAGGCACCGGCGTACCGTTGATCGCCGACGGCGGCATCCGTTTCTCCGGTGACCTGTCCAAGGCCATCGTTGCCGGTGCTTCCTGCGTGATGATGGGCTCGATGTTCGCCGGTACTGAAGAAGCACCAGGCGAGATCGAACTGTTCCAGGGTCGTTCGTACAAGGCTTACCGTGGCATGGGTTCGCTGGGCGCCATGTCCCAGGCGCAAGGTTCTTCCGACCGTTACTTCCAGGACTCCTCGGCAGGCGCCGAGAAACTCGTCCCGGAAGGCATCGAAGGCCGCGTGCCGTACAAAGGCACCCTGAGCGCGATCATCCACCAACTGATGGGCGGCCTGCGTTCCTCGATGGGTTACACCGGCAGCGCCGACATCGAAGAAATGCGCACCAAGCCAGAGTTCGTGCGGATCACCGGCGCCGGCATGGCTGAATCCCATGTCCACGACGTGCAGATCACCAAGGAAGCGCCAAACTACCGCGTAGGTTGA
- a CDS encoding APH(3') family aminoglycoside O-phosphotransferase: MNIPKKWRDQHPHALIEQQTIGESRADVFRLRLDDNTDLFLKSEPVDELGELADEIERLRWLRQMNLPAPVVIDEVTEDQRHWLLMTAVPGQDLASASELSAAQIIDILATALRTLHQVPVALCPFDHSLEVRIPRAQENIRAGLVDGSDFDDERLGQSAEEVFAELLATQPTTHDRVVTHGDAYLPNFMAANGRFSGFIDCARLSVSDRHQDLALAAQSIERELGQAWVKPFFERYGVEPDEQRMKFYCLLDEFF, from the coding sequence GTGAATATTCCGAAAAAATGGCGTGACCAACACCCCCATGCACTCATCGAGCAGCAGACCATCGGCGAGTCGCGCGCCGACGTCTTCCGCCTGCGCCTGGACGACAACACGGATCTGTTCCTGAAGTCCGAGCCCGTTGACGAACTGGGTGAGCTGGCAGACGAAATCGAGCGCCTTCGCTGGCTGCGGCAAATGAATCTGCCTGCGCCCGTGGTTATCGATGAAGTGACAGAAGACCAGCGCCATTGGCTGCTGATGACTGCCGTACCCGGACAGGACCTGGCCAGCGCCAGCGAGCTTTCTGCCGCGCAGATCATCGACATCCTGGCAACGGCCCTGCGTACCTTGCACCAAGTGCCCGTTGCGCTTTGCCCATTCGATCACTCCCTTGAAGTACGTATCCCACGTGCCCAGGAGAATATTCGTGCAGGGTTGGTGGACGGCAGCGACTTCGACGACGAGCGATTGGGGCAAAGCGCGGAGGAAGTGTTTGCAGAACTGTTGGCGACTCAGCCCACCACCCATGATCGGGTGGTAACCCACGGCGATGCCTACTTGCCGAACTTCATGGCGGCAAACGGGCGCTTCAGCGGTTTCATCGACTGTGCACGGCTGAGCGTCAGTGACCGCCATCAAGACTTGGCCCTGGCCGCCCAGAGCATCGAACGCGAGCTTGGCCAGGCGTGGGTGAAACCCTTCTTTGAGCGCTACGGTGTCGAGCCCGACGAGCAGCGCATGAAGTTCTACTGCCTGCTCGACGAGTTCTTCTAG
- the treP gene encoding PTS system trehalose-specific EIIBC component → MSHDYPNIAREILEHLGGSDNLEQAAHCVTRLRLALKDPSLVNSSALNQVDLVKGSFFTGGLFQVVIGPGEVEKVYAALREQTGLAAATIADVKKKGADKTNAMQRLVRVFSDVFMPILPALIIAGLLMGVNNLMGAKGMFIEGQTLLEAYPNLDGLWSLINLMANTSFVFLPALVGWSAAKRFGGSEILGIVLGLMLVHPDLLNAWNYGKAVAGLDGQSLPYFDIFGWFKIEKVGYQGQILPILMAAYVMSVIEKWLRARVPNAIQLLVVPITTIVVTGVLALAIIGPVTRHLGILITEGVVTLFDLAPMVGGAIFGLLYAPLVITGMHHMFLAVDLQLISTQGGTFIWPMIVMSNLAQGSAALGVFYMTRNARDKSMASTSAISAYFGITEPAMFGVNLRFKFPFYAALLGSALGSIFLSLNKVQASAIGVGGLPGFISIIPQYIPSFVIGMVIAIVVPFVLTCGLSMKIVRPGYRVA, encoded by the coding sequence ATGAGCCACGACTATCCGAATATTGCCCGCGAGATCCTCGAACACCTCGGTGGCAGCGACAACCTTGAGCAAGCCGCCCACTGCGTGACGCGCCTGCGCCTGGCGCTCAAGGACCCGAGCCTGGTCAACAGCAGCGCGCTGAACCAGGTCGATCTGGTCAAGGGCTCGTTCTTTACCGGTGGCCTGTTCCAGGTGGTCATCGGCCCGGGCGAAGTGGAAAAGGTCTACGCCGCCCTGCGCGAACAGACCGGCCTCGCCGCTGCCACCATCGCCGATGTAAAGAAGAAGGGCGCCGACAAGACCAACGCCATGCAGCGTCTGGTGCGGGTCTTTTCCGATGTGTTCATGCCGATCCTGCCCGCGCTGATCATCGCCGGCCTGTTGATGGGCGTGAACAACCTGATGGGCGCCAAGGGCATGTTCATCGAGGGCCAGACGCTGCTGGAGGCGTACCCGAACCTCGACGGCCTGTGGAGCCTGATCAACCTGATGGCCAACACCTCGTTTGTGTTCCTGCCGGCGCTGGTGGGCTGGTCGGCGGCCAAGCGCTTTGGCGGCAGTGAAATCCTCGGCATCGTGCTCGGCCTGATGCTGGTGCACCCGGACCTGCTCAACGCCTGGAACTACGGCAAGGCGGTCGCCGGCCTCGACGGCCAGAGCCTGCCGTACTTCGATATCTTCGGCTGGTTCAAGATCGAAAAAGTCGGCTACCAGGGGCAGATCCTGCCGATCCTGATGGCCGCCTATGTGATGAGCGTCATCGAGAAATGGCTGCGGGCGCGGGTGCCCAATGCGATCCAGCTGCTGGTCGTGCCCATCACCACCATCGTGGTTACCGGTGTGCTGGCGCTGGCGATCATCGGCCCGGTGACCCGTCACCTCGGCATCCTGATCACCGAAGGCGTGGTCACCCTGTTCGACCTGGCGCCGATGGTCGGCGGGGCGATTTTCGGCCTGCTGTATGCACCGCTGGTGATCACCGGCATGCACCACATGTTCCTCGCCGTGGACCTGCAACTGATCTCCACCCAGGGCGGCACCTTTATCTGGCCGATGATCGTCATGTCCAACCTGGCCCAGGGCAGCGCCGCGCTCGGCGTGTTCTACATGACCCGCAATGCACGGGACAAAAGCATGGCGTCCACCTCGGCGATTTCCGCGTATTTCGGCATCACCGAGCCGGCGATGTTCGGCGTGAACCTGCGCTTCAAGTTTCCGTTCTATGCCGCGCTGCTGGGCTCGGCGCTGGGCAGTATTTTCCTGTCGCTGAACAAGGTGCAGGCGTCGGCCATCGGGGTCGGTGGCTTGCCTGGGTTTATCTCGATCATCCCGCAGTACATCCCGAGCTTTGTGATCGGGATGGTGATTGCGATCGTGGTGCCGTTTGTTTTGACCTGTGGGTTGAGCATGAAGATTGTTCGGCCTGGGTACAGGGTTGCCTGA
- a CDS encoding type II toxin-antitoxin system HipA family toxin has product MTSQSERLYIGAGGVPAGILGRSEADRRDSVFSYNDTVGEENAVSLTMPVRLESYNWEYGIHPLFEMHIPEGHLKDELVRRFSKSVRGFDDFALLGIVGPHQLGRISVAHDAGGESLPEVKLSELLVYDGAKDLFDDLLKTYAAYSGVSGVQPKVLVRDLDDMGAGIERLTHRGATHLVKAFNEADFPQLAANEFFCMRAAFHCGLEVPEFQLSQQGKFLVVKRFDIGEDAYLGFEDMCVLSGWGTAKKYDGSYQGCAKLIRSFVTPSRIAGTLEDFFLMVALSAGIQNGDAHLKNYGLLYENCAEDADVWLAPAYDLVTTTVYSSNDIMGLLLGGSKAWPKRKMLVQFGRSSCSLSEARCNELLARVQEGMTHAMAELSAYQSTHPAFAVVGEKMTAAWTAGLAKSIAVQ; this is encoded by the coding sequence ATGACGAGTCAAAGTGAACGGCTGTATATCGGTGCAGGCGGTGTTCCGGCTGGAATACTCGGACGCAGTGAGGCCGACCGGCGCGATTCGGTTTTCTCGTACAACGACACTGTCGGCGAAGAGAATGCCGTATCCCTGACCATGCCGGTACGCCTGGAGAGTTACAACTGGGAGTACGGGATCCATCCTCTGTTCGAGATGCACATCCCCGAGGGGCATCTCAAGGACGAGCTTGTGCGGCGCTTTAGCAAGTCTGTGCGCGGCTTTGACGACTTCGCACTGCTGGGCATTGTGGGCCCGCATCAACTGGGTCGTATCAGTGTTGCCCATGACGCGGGGGGCGAGTCATTGCCAGAGGTCAAACTCTCCGAGCTGTTGGTGTATGACGGCGCCAAAGACCTGTTCGACGACCTTCTGAAAACCTACGCCGCCTACTCGGGGGTGTCGGGTGTTCAACCCAAGGTGTTGGTACGCGACCTTGACGACATGGGCGCTGGCATTGAGCGTCTCACCCATCGAGGCGCGACGCACTTGGTGAAGGCGTTCAACGAAGCTGACTTTCCACAATTGGCGGCCAATGAGTTTTTCTGCATGCGGGCTGCATTCCATTGTGGCCTTGAGGTGCCTGAGTTCCAGCTCAGCCAGCAGGGGAAATTTCTGGTGGTGAAGCGGTTCGATATCGGTGAAGACGCCTACCTCGGATTTGAGGATATGTGTGTTTTATCTGGATGGGGAACCGCAAAGAAATACGACGGCAGCTACCAGGGATGCGCGAAGCTGATCAGGTCATTTGTCACGCCCAGCCGTATCGCCGGAACGCTGGAAGACTTCTTCTTGATGGTGGCGCTGTCTGCGGGCATCCAGAACGGTGACGCACACCTGAAAAACTACGGCTTGTTGTATGAAAATTGCGCCGAGGACGCGGACGTTTGGCTAGCACCGGCTTACGATCTGGTGACCACCACCGTGTACAGCAGCAACGACATTATGGGGTTGTTGCTCGGCGGTTCGAAGGCTTGGCCCAAGCGCAAGATGTTGGTCCAGTTCGGACGCAGTTCGTGCAGCTTGTCTGAGGCGCGCTGCAACGAGCTGCTTGCCAGAGTGCAAGAGGGCATGACTCACGCGATGGCAGAGCTTTCAGCGTATCAAAGCACTCACCCAGCGTTCGCGGTGGTCGGGGAGAAGATGACTGCTGCGTGGACGGCAGGGCTGGCCAAGAGTATCGCAGTGCAATGA
- a CDS encoding LysR family transcriptional regulator — MISTRQLRYFVEIADSGSFSAAAERLFVAQSALSRQIKELETQLQTPLFERTARQPRLTAAGEAFYPRARNLLSELIKASEMTTQIGNGQLGTLRLSHSSTVPMSGALLQGISTWLERCPGVSMDIAKLSSEAQLEEIADGRLDVGLLRLPVLRQREGVRVTPLYSEQVLLAVPPSHALASSSAPIELEQLKDEAFISIPHPQRGGLSYLSAELCMRAGFFPKAARVMSRKTTQLQLIQAGFGIALLPKSMQDIAPANLCFLPLADPDCLSTVALACAQAPSALVEQFCQTLQECL, encoded by the coding sequence GTGATCTCCACCCGCCAACTGCGCTACTTCGTCGAAATCGCCGACAGTGGCAGCTTCAGCGCCGCCGCCGAGCGTTTGTTTGTCGCCCAATCGGCGCTGAGCCGGCAGATCAAGGAACTGGAAACCCAACTGCAAACCCCACTGTTCGAACGCACCGCGCGCCAGCCCCGGCTGACAGCGGCGGGCGAAGCGTTCTACCCGCGGGCGCGCAATCTGTTGAGTGAGCTGATCAAAGCCAGTGAGATGACGACGCAGATCGGCAACGGCCAACTCGGCACACTGCGCTTGAGTCATTCGAGCACCGTGCCGATGAGCGGCGCGTTGCTGCAAGGAATCAGCACCTGGCTGGAACGCTGCCCCGGCGTGTCGATGGACATCGCCAAGCTGTCCTCGGAAGCGCAACTGGAAGAAATCGCCGACGGCCGCCTGGACGTAGGCTTGTTGCGCCTGCCGGTGCTGCGCCAGCGTGAAGGCGTGCGTGTAACGCCTTTATATAGTGAACAAGTGTTGCTGGCCGTGCCGCCGAGCCATGCGCTGGCAAGCAGCAGTGCGCCGATTGAACTGGAACAGCTCAAGGACGAAGCGTTTATCTCGATCCCCCACCCTCAGCGCGGCGGCCTGAGTTATCTGTCGGCCGAGTTGTGCATGCGTGCGGGATTTTTCCCCAAGGCCGCACGGGTGATGTCACGCAAGACCACCCAGTTGCAGCTGATCCAGGCCGGCTTCGGTATTGCCTTGTTACCAAAATCCATGCAGGACATCGCCCCCGCCAACCTGTGTTTTTTACCGCTGGCCGACCCGGACTGCCTGAGCACCGTGGCCCTGGCTTGCGCGCAGGCGCCCAGCGCACTGGTGGAGCAATTCTGCCAAACCTTGCAGGAATGCCTATAA